Proteins encoded in a region of the Corynebacterium breve genome:
- a CDS encoding heavy metal translocating P-type ATPase, giving the protein MTCTSCSNRVQRKLNKVEGVEATVNYSTETASVSYDPTTTDEKALIDVVKGAGYDAFALSSGEDEGAGESSTSDKGAHELIDEARERDTAMLKSKLIWSAILSVPIMLISMIPALQFTYWQWAVFAATTLVYVNGGAPFHRATFANLRHGATTMDTLITLGTSAAYWWSVWALFLGNAGMTGMKMQMSLLPSGAGMDEIYFETTAVVITFLLLGRWFETKAKGQSSEALRNLLNMGAKDAAVIRNGKEVRVPISQLQVGDQFIVRPGEKIATDGRVINGASAVDESMLTGESIPVEVSEGSHVTGATLNTSGRLIVEATRVGSDTTLAQMATLVADAQAGQAPVERLVDRISSVFVPTVIVISIITLLVHLWIGHGAAHAFTAAVAVLIIACPCALGLATPTAILVGTGRGAQMGLLIKGPEVLESTRQADTIVMDKTGTVTTGTMSVAGVVAAPGVPEEDVLRFGAAVEAGSEHPIAQAIVQHAERLTTIPSVDDFRNEIGRGVSGMVDGQRITVGRPTEELGELQEAFVAAQESGATPVVVSSESEVLGVITVRDTVKETSREAVAQFENLGLTPYLLTGDNRGAAQAVAAEVGISPDHVIAGVMPEDKVSVVASLQGEGKHVAMVGDGVNDAAALATADLGLAMGAGTDVAIEASDITLMNNDLRSAGDAIRLSRKTLSTIKGNLFWAFAYNVVLIPVAAIGWLNPMLAGIAMAFSSVFVVTNSLRLRNFRQ; this is encoded by the coding sequence ATGACCTGCACCTCGTGCTCAAACCGCGTCCAGCGGAAGCTGAACAAGGTAGAAGGCGTGGAAGCAACGGTCAACTACTCAACGGAAACCGCCTCGGTGTCCTACGATCCGACTACAACCGACGAAAAGGCCCTGATCGACGTAGTGAAAGGCGCAGGCTACGACGCATTTGCCCTGTCTTCTGGTGAAGATGAAGGGGCGGGGGAATCGTCGACAAGCGACAAGGGCGCGCACGAGCTTATCGACGAAGCCCGCGAACGCGACACCGCCATGCTGAAATCCAAGCTGATCTGGTCGGCGATTCTGTCGGTGCCGATCATGCTGATTTCGATGATCCCGGCGCTGCAGTTCACATACTGGCAGTGGGCGGTTTTTGCGGCAACAACGCTGGTGTACGTCAATGGTGGCGCGCCGTTTCACCGCGCAACGTTTGCCAACCTGCGCCACGGAGCGACAACGATGGATACGCTCATCACACTGGGTACGTCGGCGGCGTATTGGTGGAGCGTGTGGGCTCTATTCTTAGGCAACGCGGGCATGACGGGCATGAAGATGCAAATGAGTCTGCTTCCATCGGGTGCAGGAATGGACGAGATCTACTTCGAGACCACCGCGGTGGTCATCACATTCCTGCTGCTCGGTCGTTGGTTTGAGACGAAGGCCAAGGGGCAATCATCGGAAGCACTGCGCAATCTGTTGAACATGGGGGCCAAAGACGCCGCCGTGATTCGCAACGGCAAGGAAGTCCGCGTGCCAATCTCGCAGCTCCAAGTTGGTGACCAATTTATCGTTCGTCCTGGAGAAAAGATCGCCACGGATGGGCGCGTGATCAACGGCGCATCGGCTGTGGACGAGTCGATGCTAACCGGGGAGTCGATCCCCGTTGAGGTAAGCGAAGGCTCCCACGTCACGGGCGCAACGCTAAACACTTCGGGACGCCTTATTGTCGAGGCGACGCGCGTGGGCTCTGATACCACGCTGGCGCAAATGGCCACCCTGGTCGCAGACGCCCAGGCAGGTCAGGCACCGGTGGAGCGGCTCGTGGACAGGATTTCGTCGGTTTTCGTCCCAACGGTGATTGTCATTTCGATAATCACTTTGTTGGTGCACCTGTGGATTGGCCATGGCGCAGCGCATGCGTTTACCGCGGCCGTCGCAGTTCTCATCATCGCGTGCCCTTGCGCACTGGGGCTTGCGACCCCGACCGCGATTCTTGTCGGCACTGGACGGGGCGCACAGATGGGCCTACTGATTAAGGGCCCCGAAGTGCTGGAATCGACTCGCCAGGCAGACACCATCGTGATGGATAAAACCGGCACCGTTACAACGGGAACAATGAGCGTAGCAGGTGTTGTTGCAGCTCCCGGCGTCCCCGAGGAGGACGTACTACGCTTCGGCGCTGCTGTCGAAGCAGGCTCGGAGCACCCCATTGCGCAGGCAATTGTGCAACACGCCGAGCGCTTGACGACGATCCCCTCTGTCGACGATTTCCGTAACGAGATCGGCCGAGGCGTGTCGGGCATGGTTGACGGCCAACGTATCACCGTGGGCCGCCCAACAGAGGAGCTTGGCGAGTTGCAGGAGGCATTCGTCGCGGCTCAGGAATCGGGAGCGACGCCGGTGGTGGTGTCGTCGGAAAGCGAAGTGCTCGGCGTGATCACCGTGCGCGATACCGTAAAGGAAACATCGCGCGAGGCGGTGGCACAGTTTGAAAATCTGGGGCTGACGCCTTATCTGCTCACCGGAGATAATCGGGGCGCGGCGCAGGCTGTGGCGGCGGAGGTGGGAATCTCCCCCGACCACGTGATTGCCGGGGTCATGCCGGAAGACAAGGTGTCTGTTGTCGCATCCCTACAAGGAGAGGGTAAGCACGTGGCGATGGTTGGCGATGGTGTTAATGACGCTGCCGCTTTAGCCACTGCAGACTTGGGCCTCGCGATGGGTGCGGGTACCGATGTGGCGATTGAGGCGTCGGATATCACCTTGATGAACAACGACTTGCGCTCGGCGGGCGATGCGATTCGCCTGTCAAGAAAGACCTTGTCCACGATCAAAGGAAATCTGTTCTGGGCATTCGCCTACAACGTCGTCCTCATCCCTGTTGCGGCCATCGGTTGGTTGAACCCGATGCTGGCTGGAATTGCGATGGCGTTCTCGTCCGTATTTGTTGTGACCAATTCCCTGAGGTTGAGAAACTTCCGTCAGTAA
- a CDS encoding MFS transporter: MTAKQQSQELSRTDRLDRLPVTKMHRKLLVGSGIGWALDAMDVGLVSFVIAALAVHWELDKTTTSWIASVGFVGMAIGASLGGLLADKIGRRHVFALTLLIYGIATGASALAGSVAVLMLFRFFTGLGLGAELPVASTLVSEFAPRKVRGRMVVWLESFWAVGWILAAVIGTFVVAEGDNGWRWGLALGAVPAFYAIYVRMHMPESVRFLEAKGRHDEAEAIVQDFEEGVDPADYDQSEALEEENLPDGGIWSAAMWKRTLAFWIVWFGVSLSYYGAFTWIPSLLVDQGFTLVRSFTFTLIITLAQLPGYAIAAWLIEVWGRRITLATFLVGSAASAALYGMAGAEWQIIAAGCLLSFFNLGAWGALYAIGPELYPVEIRATGTGAAAAFGRVGSIIAPLVVPPLLVFGGQTAVFTVFASAFAIAALAAFTLPEQRGKVLD; encoded by the coding sequence ATGACCGCAAAGCAACAGAGCCAAGAGCTCTCCCGCACCGACCGCCTCGACCGGCTGCCGGTAACAAAGATGCATAGGAAACTCCTCGTCGGCTCCGGCATCGGTTGGGCACTCGACGCGATGGACGTCGGCCTGGTGTCGTTTGTCATCGCCGCTCTTGCCGTCCATTGGGAGCTCGATAAGACCACGACAAGCTGGATCGCCTCGGTGGGCTTCGTTGGCATGGCCATTGGCGCCTCACTCGGTGGCCTGCTGGCTGACAAGATTGGTCGTCGTCACGTATTCGCCTTGACGCTCCTGATCTACGGCATCGCAACGGGCGCGTCGGCGCTCGCAGGCTCGGTCGCAGTGTTGATGCTCTTCCGCTTCTTCACCGGCCTTGGCCTAGGAGCAGAACTCCCCGTTGCCTCGACCTTGGTGAGCGAGTTCGCTCCGCGCAAGGTGCGTGGGCGCATGGTCGTTTGGCTGGAATCTTTCTGGGCAGTGGGATGGATCCTCGCCGCGGTGATCGGCACGTTTGTCGTGGCCGAGGGCGATAATGGCTGGCGCTGGGGCCTCGCATTGGGAGCTGTACCAGCGTTCTACGCGATCTACGTCCGGATGCACATGCCGGAGTCAGTCCGTTTCTTGGAGGCGAAGGGGCGCCACGACGAAGCCGAAGCCATCGTTCAGGACTTCGAGGAAGGCGTGGATCCCGCGGATTACGACCAGTCCGAAGCGCTCGAGGAGGAAAACCTACCGGATGGTGGCATCTGGTCGGCTGCGATGTGGAAGCGCACCCTGGCATTCTGGATCGTCTGGTTCGGTGTATCCCTGTCTTACTACGGCGCGTTCACGTGGATCCCGTCGCTGCTTGTCGACCAGGGTTTTACGCTTGTGCGCTCATTTACTTTCACGCTGATCATCACGCTGGCTCAGCTGCCGGGATACGCCATCGCGGCATGGCTTATCGAGGTATGGGGGCGTCGCATCACGCTCGCGACCTTCCTCGTCGGTTCCGCTGCATCAGCGGCCCTGTACGGCATGGCCGGTGCCGAGTGGCAGATCATCGCAGCCGGTTGCCTGCTCTCGTTTTTCAACCTCGGCGCATGGGGCGCGCTGTACGCGATCGGCCCCGAGCTCTATCCTGTCGAAATCCGCGCGACCGGAACTGGTGCCGCTGCCGCGTTCGGACGCGTGGGCTCGATCATCGCGCCACTGGTTGTCCCACCACTTCTGGTGTTCGGCGGCCAAACCGCAGTGTTCACGGTATTTGCAAGTGCGTTTGCAATCGCGGCACTCGCTGCATTTACCTTGCCGGAACAACGCGGAAAGGTGCTGGATTAA
- the dnaB gene encoding replicative DNA helicase yields the protein MSSTENAASFDDGFVLPPEPPESQENDYGRRESYRKKDNFNRQDKEMLEYRQPPHDRQAEMGVLGSLLMSPQTVLDVIEELDAEDFYFPAHQMIYQAVLDLYSQGIEGDAVIVAGRLDGLNQLERVGGAPFLHTLMHDVPTPANAHYYAKIVAEKSVLRQLVNAGTRVVQMGYDGTEGMEVENVVDRAQQEVFAVAQSRQTEDYSKLSDLLQPTVTELTKIQNGGDENGVPTGFVDLDKLTNGLRPGQMIIIAARPGVGKSTLALDFMRSASIHHGKSSVIFSLEMGGTEIVMRLLSAETEIKLSSMRAGTMEEAEWEKLTTRLGEIQDAPIFIDDSPNLTMMEIRSKARRLKQQHGLDLVVLDYLQLMSSGKKVESRQQEVSEFSRQMKLLAKELEVPVIAISQLNRGPESRNDKKPQLADLRESGSLEQDADMVFLLYRPDSQDPDDERAGEADIIIAKHRGGPIGTVPVAHQLHYSRFVNMARG from the coding sequence ATGTCTTCGACGGAGAATGCTGCAAGTTTTGATGATGGTTTTGTTCTGCCACCGGAACCGCCAGAGTCGCAGGAGAACGATTACGGACGCCGTGAAAGTTACCGCAAGAAGGACAACTTCAATCGTCAAGATAAGGAAATGCTGGAGTATCGGCAGCCTCCCCATGACCGCCAGGCTGAAATGGGCGTTCTCGGTTCGCTCCTGATGAGCCCGCAGACTGTTCTGGATGTCATTGAAGAGCTAGACGCCGAGGACTTTTACTTCCCTGCGCACCAGATGATCTATCAAGCTGTGCTGGACTTGTACTCGCAAGGGATCGAAGGTGACGCCGTGATCGTGGCGGGTCGCCTCGATGGCCTTAATCAATTGGAGCGCGTAGGTGGTGCTCCTTTCCTGCACACGTTGATGCATGACGTCCCAACCCCGGCGAATGCCCATTACTACGCAAAGATTGTGGCCGAAAAATCGGTCCTGCGGCAATTGGTCAACGCAGGCACACGAGTGGTGCAGATGGGCTATGACGGCACCGAGGGGATGGAGGTGGAGAATGTCGTCGACCGTGCACAGCAGGAAGTGTTCGCGGTGGCGCAGTCGCGTCAGACCGAGGATTATTCAAAGCTTTCCGACCTTTTGCAGCCAACAGTCACTGAGTTGACCAAGATTCAAAACGGCGGTGATGAGAACGGCGTGCCAACAGGCTTCGTCGACCTTGACAAGCTAACGAATGGCCTCCGCCCTGGCCAGATGATTATTATCGCGGCTCGCCCCGGTGTGGGTAAGTCAACACTCGCGCTGGACTTCATGCGCTCGGCTTCGATCCACCACGGCAAATCGTCGGTCATCTTCTCGCTGGAGATGGGTGGCACCGAGATCGTGATGCGCCTTCTTAGCGCGGAGACGGAGATTAAGCTCTCGTCGATGCGTGCAGGCACGATGGAAGAGGCGGAGTGGGAAAAGCTCACCACACGGTTGGGTGAAATCCAGGACGCACCGATCTTTATTGATGATTCACCGAACCTCACCATGATGGAGATCCGCTCGAAAGCGCGTCGCCTGAAGCAGCAGCACGGCCTGGACTTGGTCGTGCTCGACTATCTGCAGCTGATGAGCTCGGGCAAGAAGGTCGAGTCTCGACAGCAGGAGGTTTCGGAGTTCTCGCGTCAAATGAAGCTATTGGCCAAGGAGCTCGAGGTGCCGGTGATCGCCATTTCGCAGCTGAACCGTGGTCCTGAGTCGCGCAACGACAAGAAGCCTCAGCTGGCAGACCTTCGTGAGTCGGGCTCGCTGGAGCAGGACGCCGACATGGTGTTCCTGCTCTACCGCCCCGATTCGCAAGACCCTGACGACGAGCGCGCTGGCGAGGCCGACATCATCATCGCGAAGCACCGTGGTGGCCCAATCGGCACCGTCCCGGTGGCGCACCAGCTGCATTACTCACGCTTTGTCAACATGGCCCGGGGGTAG
- a CDS encoding AAA family ATPase yields MFLTRARIDQPQNLPAYVRKLPVVQTIIKRPLEFTEPITIFTGENGTGKSTVVEALAAAMGANSEGGSKHARFSTTPESHSPLSQHVVCTRRENPRDVFFVRGESFLNLANFYASMIDPLNDLPTLSHGQSLMRVFRYRLGSQGLFFLDEPEDGLSVFRQLELLGILYHLAKGGSQIIMATHSPVLLGIPGAHILSVENGLQATAFNLCEAVIAHRELIDDPHGTIRYLLGDDQ; encoded by the coding sequence ATGTTCCTCACCCGCGCACGCATTGACCAGCCCCAGAACCTGCCGGCCTACGTACGCAAACTGCCTGTCGTGCAAACAATCATCAAGCGGCCTCTAGAGTTTACGGAGCCGATCACGATCTTCACCGGCGAGAACGGGACTGGGAAATCCACCGTTGTCGAGGCACTCGCTGCAGCAATGGGAGCAAACTCCGAAGGCGGGAGCAAACATGCACGCTTTTCGACGACCCCGGAATCCCACTCACCCCTCTCCCAACATGTGGTCTGCACTCGGCGAGAGAACCCGCGGGATGTCTTCTTTGTGCGCGGCGAATCCTTTCTTAATCTCGCCAATTTTTACGCCTCCATGATCGACCCACTGAATGACTTGCCTACGCTAAGCCACGGCCAATCCCTAATGCGCGTCTTCCGTTATCGCCTTGGTTCCCAGGGACTCTTTTTCCTCGACGAGCCCGAGGATGGTTTGTCAGTTTTTCGGCAACTAGAGCTCCTTGGAATCCTGTACCACCTGGCCAAAGGCGGTTCACAAATCATCATGGCTACTCACTCTCCTGTCCTACTCGGAATCCCCGGAGCACACATCTTGTCCGTGGAGAATGGACTTCAAGCCACAGCGTTCAACTTATGCGAGGCAGTGATTGCACACCGCGAACTTATCGACGACCCTCACGGAACTATTCGCTACCTCCTCGGAGATGATCAATGA
- a CDS encoding AAA family ATPase: MRAITQYRLRTRPLASHKIPSWVHDVPAVQVLKRIGTFEFNSPITIFTGDAGVGKSTLLEGIARSYGFNLIGGPLGFDRAGPFDPLYGLATVTLGLHAKEGYFLRGESHFAMATRYGNSAPNATNLHHMSHGESVMHIAQTFHANGLYLLDEPESGLSAIRQMALLALLADITRDGAQVIMVTHSPILLALPNAHIIELDDDATFSTPTLETTTAYRALRDFLADPETIAQFMVDVTDPGRT; encoded by the coding sequence ATGAGAGCTATTACGCAGTATCGACTTCGCACTCGACCCCTGGCGTCTCACAAGATCCCTAGCTGGGTTCACGATGTCCCGGCCGTTCAAGTCCTCAAAAGAATCGGCACCTTCGAATTCAACTCACCGATCACGATCTTCACCGGCGACGCCGGTGTCGGCAAATCAACCCTTCTAGAGGGAATCGCCCGAAGCTACGGGTTCAATCTCATCGGCGGTCCCCTCGGCTTCGATCGCGCTGGCCCGTTCGATCCTCTATATGGACTGGCAACCGTAACTTTGGGACTTCACGCAAAAGAGGGATATTTCCTAAGAGGCGAGTCCCACTTCGCCATGGCCACTCGGTACGGAAATAGCGCACCCAACGCCACTAACCTGCACCATATGTCGCATGGAGAATCGGTGATGCACATCGCGCAAACATTCCACGCAAACGGGCTCTACCTGCTCGACGAACCTGAATCGGGACTCTCTGCGATACGCCAAATGGCCTTACTTGCGCTTCTCGCGGATATCACCCGCGACGGCGCGCAGGTCATCATGGTGACACATTCACCGATTCTGTTGGCACTCCCCAATGCACACATCATCGAGCTTGACGACGACGCTACCTTCTCCACACCAACACTGGAGACTACTACCGCGTATCGGGCACTTCGCGATTTCCTCGCCGATCCGGAAACTATTGCCCAGTTTATGGTCGACGTCACCGACCCAGGTAGAACCTAA
- the rplI gene encoding 50S ribosomal protein L9, translating into MKLILTAAVDNLGAPGEIVEVKDGYGRNYLLPRGLAIVATRGAEKQIQGIQRAQEARAVRDLDHAKELRTQLDQLTGVAVKVATSDEGKLFGSVKAADIADAIVAANGPALDKRIIDLPKGLVKKTGNYQVKVQLHPEVEAKVNFAVEGK; encoded by the coding sequence ATGAAGCTGATCCTCACCGCTGCCGTTGATAACCTTGGCGCTCCCGGCGAAATTGTCGAAGTCAAGGACGGCTACGGACGTAACTACCTGCTTCCACGCGGCCTGGCAATCGTTGCCACCCGTGGTGCTGAGAAGCAGATTCAGGGCATTCAGCGTGCCCAGGAGGCTCGTGCAGTGCGCGACCTCGACCATGCAAAGGAACTGCGCACCCAGCTTGATCAGCTGACTGGTGTGGCCGTCAAGGTTGCTACCTCCGATGAAGGCAAGCTGTTCGGCTCCGTGAAGGCAGCTGATATCGCAGACGCGATCGTTGCAGCTAACGGTCCTGCATTGGACAAGCGCATCATCGACCTGCCTAAGGGCTTGGTCAAGAAGACCGGTAACTACCAGGTCAAGGTCCAGCTCCACCCAGAGGTGGAGGCAAAGGTGAACTTCGCGGTCGAAGGCAAGTAA
- a CDS encoding single-stranded DNA-binding protein, protein MAQGDTPITVVGNLVADPELRFTPSGAAVANFRIASTPRTFNRESNQWEDGEALFLTCNIWRQAAENVAESLTKGMRVIVNGRLKQRSYQTREGENRTVFEVEVDEVGPSLRYASASVNRNPREGGSGGNWGGGNQGGGQQQSQGGFGGGAQQGNTGGFGGGQQSNAGGFGGGQPQGGNQQNQQPQNDPWNSAPPAGGFGGADDEPPF, encoded by the coding sequence ATGGCACAAGGAGATACTCCAATCACCGTCGTCGGCAACCTCGTTGCTGACCCTGAACTCCGCTTCACCCCGTCGGGTGCAGCAGTGGCAAATTTCCGTATCGCATCCACCCCACGCACTTTCAACCGAGAGAGCAACCAGTGGGAAGATGGCGAAGCTCTGTTCCTTACCTGCAACATTTGGCGTCAAGCAGCCGAGAACGTCGCGGAATCCCTGACAAAGGGCATGCGCGTTATCGTCAACGGTCGCTTGAAGCAGCGTTCGTACCAAACCCGCGAGGGTGAAAACCGCACCGTTTTCGAAGTCGAAGTCGACGAGGTAGGCCCTTCCCTGCGTTACGCATCAGCATCAGTTAACCGCAACCCACGTGAGGGTGGCTCTGGCGGCAACTGGGGCGGCGGAAACCAGGGCGGTGGCCAGCAGCAGTCGCAAGGCGGCTTTGGTGGCGGCGCGCAACAAGGTAACACCGGTGGCTTTGGTGGCGGACAGCAGTCCAACGCCGGCGGCTTCGGCGGCGGCCAGCCTCAGGGCGGCAACCAGCAGAACCAGCAGCCACAGAATGATCCGTGGAACTCCGCTCCACCCGCCGGAGGATTCGGCGGGGCAGACGACGAGCCTCCGTTCTAA
- the rpsF gene encoding 30S ribosomal protein S6, whose protein sequence is MRSVRHYEVMIILDPLQDERTVAPSLDKYLENVRKDKGTVEKVDVWGKRRLAYPINKKDEGIYAVVNLVCEADTVAELDRVLNLSETVLRTKVLRTDK, encoded by the coding sequence ATGAGGTCCGTGCGTCACTACGAAGTAATGATCATCCTTGACCCGCTACAGGATGAGCGCACCGTTGCCCCGTCCCTGGATAAGTATCTAGAGAACGTCCGCAAGGACAAGGGAACGGTAGAAAAGGTTGATGTGTGGGGTAAGCGCCGTCTTGCCTACCCGATCAACAAGAAGGACGAAGGCATCTACGCAGTAGTTAACCTCGTGTGCGAGGCTGACACCGTTGCAGAGCTCGACCGTGTTCTTAACCTGAGCGAGACCGTCCTGCGAACCAAGGTTCTGCGAACCGACAAGTAA
- a CDS encoding glycosyltransferase family 87 protein, producing the protein MAQGVVEFLGGPLGRFAEVGRSRVWTPLRALIAIAWVFVSFGVLSKANCAGGIKTENGMALNWAGNRQYTSFCYNDITPLYEGRGLNEPGFVYAYSWTEGDLTRYMEYPVLAGLFQGAMGWITRNTYALVDDFLPAAGWYFYLTALVLAIMWVCTIRMVAELAGNRIWDTVLVAASPLLIVHAFTNWDIPSIMLLTGALLAARNKRYWLAGVLIGAGTAVKLWPLFVLGAYLIVAIRRRKFMPFVKMLISAVVTWLVVNVPIMLTYPDAWREFTRLNSERSWEWTTIYAVIARATDWAGFDGGATPPVILNSVSFLLFAGSCLAIFLLGLQAKDTPRVAELLFLIVAAFLLFNKVWSPQYSLWLVIPAALALPRWRLLFAWMTVDMMVWPILMWHMMGTDNKGAPGELLNLIILVRDGFIIALVVLVVMQILGRIPDKVADAHYGHDPLLTTPDVWGKKDSSCSPQQPFSGSSPSSSPSSSLPRPSTP; encoded by the coding sequence ATGGCGCAGGGTGTAGTGGAGTTTCTCGGTGGCCCCTTAGGCAGATTCGCCGAAGTGGGTCGTTCTCGGGTGTGGACTCCACTTCGTGCGCTCATCGCAATCGCGTGGGTCTTCGTGTCGTTCGGCGTCTTGAGCAAGGCGAACTGCGCGGGCGGCATCAAAACCGAGAATGGCATGGCTCTGAACTGGGCAGGAAACCGCCAGTACACCTCTTTCTGCTACAACGACATCACCCCGCTCTACGAGGGGCGCGGACTTAATGAGCCCGGCTTTGTCTATGCCTACTCCTGGACGGAGGGCGACCTCACCCGCTACATGGAGTACCCCGTGCTTGCCGGGCTTTTCCAAGGTGCAATGGGCTGGATTACCAGAAATACCTATGCGCTTGTCGACGATTTCCTCCCCGCAGCGGGCTGGTACTTCTATCTGACAGCACTGGTCTTGGCGATCATGTGGGTGTGTACCATCCGCATGGTGGCGGAACTAGCGGGCAACCGAATCTGGGATACCGTCTTGGTAGCCGCATCGCCACTTCTGATCGTCCACGCGTTTACCAACTGGGACATTCCGTCCATCATGTTGCTCACCGGCGCGCTCCTCGCTGCCCGCAACAAGCGCTACTGGCTGGCAGGTGTATTGATCGGTGCCGGAACCGCGGTGAAACTTTGGCCACTATTCGTCCTTGGCGCGTACCTCATTGTTGCGATCCGCCGCCGAAAGTTCATGCCTTTTGTCAAGATGCTCATCAGCGCGGTAGTGACCTGGTTGGTTGTCAATGTGCCCATTATGCTGACCTACCCTGATGCATGGCGCGAATTCACCCGACTAAACTCCGAACGCAGCTGGGAGTGGACCACGATCTACGCGGTGATTGCCCGCGCCACGGATTGGGCAGGGTTCGACGGCGGAGCAACCCCACCGGTCATCCTCAATAGTGTGTCATTCTTGCTGTTTGCAGGTTCGTGCCTGGCGATTTTCCTGCTCGGCTTACAAGCAAAGGACACTCCGCGAGTAGCAGAATTGCTCTTTCTGATCGTCGCCGCCTTTCTGCTGTTCAACAAGGTATGGAGCCCGCAGTACTCGTTGTGGTTGGTCATCCCAGCAGCGCTCGCGCTGCCTCGCTGGCGCCTGCTTTTCGCATGGATGACAGTTGACATGATGGTGTGGCCAATCCTGATGTGGCACATGATGGGCACCGACAACAAGGGTGCTCCAGGGGAACTGCTCAATCTCATCATCCTTGTTCGGGATGGCTTTATCATCGCGCTGGTCGTGCTCGTCGTCATGCAGATCCTGGGACGCATCCCAGACAAGGTGGCTGATGCACACTACGGCCACGACCCTCTACTGACCACCCCAGATGTGTGGGGGAAAAAGGACTCATCATGCTCACCGCAACAACCGTTCTCGGGATCATCTCCATCCTCATCTCCTTCGTCCTCTTTGCCACGACCTTCTACACCGTGA